TGACCGCCATGCAGGCGACCGGCATGGGCGGCGGCTGGCCGCTCAACGTGTTCCTCACCCCGACGCTCGAGCCGTTCTTCGGCGGCACCTACTTTCCGCCGCGTTCGATGCCGGGCCGCATCGGCATGATGGAGCTGCTGCCACGCGTGCACGAAGCGTGGGGGAGCGAGCGCGCGAAGATCGAGGAGACCGGCGCGCGCATCCTGGCGGGGATCGCCGCACTCGACGAGGCGACGCCGTCGGAATCCGGCAGCGAGGCGTTGTTCGAGCAGGCGTTCGACGCGCTGAGCCGCTTCGCCGACCTCGAGCACGGCGGATTCGGCGAGCATCCCAAGTTCCCGTCGCCTTCCAATCTCAACTTCCTCATGCGTGACGCGTGGCGCCGCGCGCGCGCCGAACCCCACGCGCGAGCCGCGACGGCCGCGGCGCCTGACGCCGCACCACTCGCGATGGTGACGCGACAGCTCGACGCGATGGCGGCGGGCGGGATTCACGACGCGATCGGGGGCGGATTCCATCGTTACAGCACCGACCGCGAGTGGCTCACGCCGCACTTCGAGAAGATGCTCTACGACCAGGCACAGCTCGCCAGCGCCTATCTCGAGGCTTCGCAGCTCACCGGGACCGCGCGCTACGCCGAGGTCGCACGCGGCATCTTCGAGTACGTCGCTCGCGACCTGCTGGCGCCCGAGGGTGGGTTCCTGTCGGCGGAAGACGCCGACAGTGAAGGCGAGGAGGGGCGCTTCTACGTGTGGCGCCCGGCCGAGCTCGAGGCCGAGCTGGGACGCGAGGACGCCCGACTTTTCGCGCACCGCTACGGCGTCACCGAGCGCGGCAACTTTGAACACGGCACCTCGATCCTGCACGAGGCCCGCCCGATCGAGTCCACCGCGCAGGAGTTCGGGCTCGCGCCGGACGAGGCGCGCGCGCGGCTCGCGAGTGCCGTCTCACGTCTGCTCGCGGCGCGCTCGCGACGGGTTCGTCCACACCGAGACGACAAGGTGATCGCGTCGTGGAACGGCATGATGATCTCCGCGTTCGCGCGCGGAGCGCGAGTGCTCGACGACGCCTCGCTGGCCGCGCGGGCCGAACGGGCCGCCGAGTTCGTGTGGAACGAGCTTTGCCATGGTGGCGAGCGCGAGCTGTCGCGCCGCTGGCGCGATGGCGAGAGTGCGGGGCCCGGACAGCTCGACGATCACGCCAATCTGGCGCTTGCGTTCGTCGATCTGAACGAGGCGACCCAAGAGGTGCGATGGCTCGAGCGCGCGGTCGCGATCACCGAGCGCATGGTGGCGCGCCACTGGGACGCCGAACACGCCGGGTTCTTCGAAGCCGCGGCCGGCGACGCTTCGATCCGCGTGCGCTTGAAGGAAGGCTTCGACGGCGCCGAGATGGCCGGCAATTCGGTGGCGCTGCGCGTACTCGAGACCCTGGCGCGTCTCACCGGGCGCACCGAGTGGAGCACGATGGCGCGTCTCACGGCCGCCTACTTCCGCGGCCGGCTCGCGGACGGCGCGGCGGCGATGCCGCAGATGCTGGTGGCACTCGAGGAACTCGAATCGCCGCCCCGTCATGTGGTGATCGCGGGTGATCCGGTGCATGCCGACACGCGTGCGCTGATCGCCGAGCACGCCCGCCGCTATCTGCCGCACGACCGGCTGCTGGTGACCGGCAGTGCGGCCGCTCACGAGCGGCTCGCGGTGGTCGCGCCGTTCACCGCTTCGCTGGTCGCTCGCGAGGGCCGCGCCACCGCCTACGTGTGCGAAAACTTCGTCTGCCAGATGCCGATACAGGATCCACGAGCATTCGCGGCACAACTCGATGCTGCGACGGTCCCGACCTTCGACTCGACTCCAGCCACGGGAGCTTCCGCGTGATTCGCAAACTCGCCGCCGCACTGTTCGCGCTCGTCCTCGGCGCCGCGCCCGCGCGCGCGCAGTTCGGCGACATCCCGCCGGCCGAGACGCTGGTCCAGTCCAGTGCGGCGCCCCTCTCGGTGGCGGCCGGCGCGCGTGCGACGGTCGAGCTCCGACTCACGATCACCCCGAGCTGGCACGTGAACGCGAATCCGCCCGCCTCGCCCGAGCTGATCCAGACCGAGGTGCGACTGACCGGCGCGGGTGGGATCACCCCCGGCAAGATCACGTATCCGGCCGGCCACACGCAGAAACTCTCGTTCTCGGACGAACCGTTGCTGGTCTACGACGGCACCGTGACGGTCCGCATTCCGGTCACGGTGGCCGCCGCCGCGTCGGTCGGGGAGCACACGCTGAAGGGCGTGGTGAGTTTTCAGGCCTGCAACGACCACGTGTGCCTGCCGCCCACCGACGTCCCGTTCGAAGCGCGCATCACGGTGACGGCCGCAACGCCCGGAGCTGCCATCGTGCCGGCCGGCGACACGCTCGCCGCGATGTCGCAGGTGCCGCCGCCCGAAGAGAGAGCGATCGGCGAACGCATGACCGCGCCACCCGCGCCGGGCACGGACCCCGCGACCCCGCGCACTGCCGCCGGCGATGCTGGAGCCCTGCAGCGGCGTATCACCGACGCGGTGGCGAAGGGCGGAATCGGCTGGTTCCTGCTGCTCTTCACCGGCGGCCTGCTGCTCAACCTGACGCCGTGCGTGTTTCCGATGATCGGCGTGACGGTCTCGGTGTTCGGTGCGC
This region of Candidatus Eisenbacteria bacterium genomic DNA includes:
- a CDS encoding thioredoxin domain-containing protein; amino-acid sequence: MHEPGPRVANRLAREKSPYLLQHAHNPVDWYAWGDEAFERARREDKPIFLSVGYSTCHWCHVMERESFEDEAVAALINRYFVPIKLDREERPDVDRIYMTAMQATGMGGGWPLNVFLTPTLEPFFGGTYFPPRSMPGRIGMMELLPRVHEAWGSERAKIEETGARILAGIAALDEATPSESGSEALFEQAFDALSRFADLEHGGFGEHPKFPSPSNLNFLMRDAWRRARAEPHARAATAAAPDAAPLAMVTRQLDAMAAGGIHDAIGGGFHRYSTDREWLTPHFEKMLYDQAQLASAYLEASQLTGTARYAEVARGIFEYVARDLLAPEGGFLSAEDADSEGEEGRFYVWRPAELEAELGREDARLFAHRYGVTERGNFEHGTSILHEARPIESTAQEFGLAPDEARARLASAVSRLLAARSRRVRPHRDDKVIASWNGMMISAFARGARVLDDASLAARAERAAEFVWNELCHGGERELSRRWRDGESAGPGQLDDHANLALAFVDLNEATQEVRWLERAVAITERMVARHWDAEHAGFFEAAAGDASIRVRLKEGFDGAEMAGNSVALRVLETLARLTGRTEWSTMARLTAAYFRGRLADGAAAMPQMLVALEELESPPRHVVIAGDPVHADTRALIAEHARRYLPHDRLLVTGSAAAHERLAVVAPFTASLVAREGRATAYVCENFVCQMPIQDPRAFAAQLDAATVPTFDSTPATGASA